From the Mycoplasmatota bacterium genome, one window contains:
- the recA gene encoding recombinase RecA: protein MGNNNRQAALDSALKQIEKQFGKGAIMKLGADANNAIEAISSGSIALDAALGIGGFPRGRIIEIYGPESSGKTTFALHAIAEAQKIGGNAAFIDAEHALDPTYARKLGVDIENLLLSQPDTGEQGLEIAEALVRSNAIDIIVVDSVAALVPEAEIEGEMGDTHVGLQARLMSQAMRKLAGAISKSKAIIIFINQIREKVGVMFGNPETTPGGRALKFYSTIRLEVRRGEQLKLGTDIVGNHARIKVVKNKVAPPFKTAAIDIMYGEGISKEGEILDLGVEFDIVGKSGAWYSYNNDKIGQGRENSKQFLRDNPLICQEIEHLIRETLNINTDSATNDNEKADS, encoded by the coding sequence ATGGGAAATAATAATCGCCAAGCAGCGCTAGATAGTGCATTAAAACAAATTGAAAAGCAATTCGGAAAAGGTGCTATCATGAAATTAGGTGCTGATGCCAATAACGCTATAGAAGCTATTTCTTCTGGTTCAATTGCTTTAGATGCAGCATTAGGTATTGGTGGATTTCCACGTGGAAGAATCATTGAGATATATGGTCCTGAAAGTTCAGGTAAAACAACTTTTGCATTACATGCGATCGCTGAAGCACAAAAAATCGGTGGAAACGCTGCATTTATTGATGCTGAACATGCATTAGATCCAACTTATGCAAGAAAATTAGGTGTTGATATTGAAAATTTATTATTATCTCAACCTGACACAGGGGAACAAGGACTAGAAATAGCGGAAGCATTAGTAAGAAGTAATGCGATTGATATTATTGTTGTCGATTCAGTGGCAGCACTAGTGCCAGAGGCGGAAATTGAAGGTGAAATGGGGGATACCCATGTTGGGCTTCAAGCACGCTTAATGTCACAAGCTATGCGAAAATTAGCAGGAGCTATTAGTAAATCTAAAGCTATCATAATATTTATTAATCAGATTCGAGAGAAAGTTGGCGTTATGTTTGGAAATCCTGAAACAACGCCAGGTGGTAGAGCCTTGAAGTTTTATTCTACGATTCGTCTAGAAGTACGTCGAGGAGAACAATTAAAATTAGGAACAGATATTGTTGGTAATCATGCAAGAATAAAAGTTGTTAAAAATAAAGTAGCTCCACCATTTAAGACAGCTGCAATTGATATTATGTATGGAGAGGGAATATCTAAAGAAGGTGAAATACTTGATTTAGGTGTTGAATTTGACATTGTTGGAAAAAGTGGTGCTTGGTATTCTTATAATAATGATAAAATTGGTCAAGGTAGGGAAAATTCTAAGCAATTTCTAAGAGATAATCCTCTCATTTGTCAAGAAATTGAACATTTAATTCGCGAAACTTTAAATATTAACACAGATTCTGCAACAAATGACAATGAAAAAGCAGATTCTTAA
- the pgsA gene encoding CDP-diacylglycerol--glycerol-3-phosphate 3-phosphatidyltransferase, with product MNLPNKLTLFRIFMIPLFVIVFYIPVLNQTISVLNHEITLANIIGIIIFAIAAYTDRLDGQIARKENLVTTFGKFMDPLADKLLVTAALLIAIELRLMPAFIPILIISREFMVTGIRLLAISEGKVIAASPLGKLKTVSQIVLIIALFLFDLKPDGIHQYMMFTQYGVLNIIIDILMTIATLLTLISGYDYLQKNKKIIFLTK from the coding sequence ATGAATTTGCCTAATAAATTAACTTTATTTAGAATCTTTATGATTCCTTTATTTGTTATTGTATTTTATATCCCAGTTTTAAATCAAACTATTTCTGTATTAAATCATGAGATTACCTTAGCAAATATCATTGGGATTATTATTTTTGCGATTGCTGCCTATACCGATAGATTAGATGGACAAATCGCTAGAAAGGAAAATCTTGTTACGACCTTTGGAAAGTTTATGGACCCCTTAGCAGATAAATTACTTGTTACTGCAGCGCTTTTAATAGCGATTGAACTACGACTCATGCCAGCGTTTATTCCTATATTAATTATTTCAAGAGAATTTATGGTGACGGGTATTCGTTTACTAGCAATTTCAGAAGGGAAAGTTATCGCTGCTAGTCCGTTAGGAAAATTAAAAACTGTTTCTCAAATTGTGTTAATCATCGCTCTATTTTTATTTGATTTAAAACCTGATGGAATTCACCAATATATGATGTTTACACAATATGGGGTTTTAAATATAATAATTGATATATTAATGACGATTGCAACACTCCTAACTTTAATATCTGGTTATGATTATTTACAAAAAAATAAAAAAATCATTTTTCTAACAAAATAA